A window from Leptothermofonsia sichuanensis E412 encodes these proteins:
- the grpE gene encoding nucleotide exchange factor GrpE, protein MNPASPPNSSHWLQQLMQRVGLSSFRSLSQASGVSEKQIRRLRRGEVGQIRLEALLKLSQVLEVSVVDLLSLFPVPGMQKLGSESNTLKLEQELTALRQEYDRLQQQLQEQKLELQQEFQQSSLQVLESLLLQLPTAAYAAQQNPQAPAVKLLPLLKPLERLLQEWGVEPIATVGSEIPYDPHQHQLIDGSAEAGERVRVRYTGYRQGDRLLYRAKVSPVGKS, encoded by the coding sequence AATCCAGCTTCCCCCCCCAACAGTTCCCATTGGTTGCAGCAGTTGATGCAACGGGTGGGGCTTTCCAGTTTTCGATCGCTCAGTCAGGCGTCTGGGGTTTCAGAAAAGCAAATCCGGCGGTTGCGGCGGGGAGAGGTGGGTCAAATTCGACTGGAGGCATTGCTGAAGCTGAGCCAGGTATTAGAGGTGTCTGTGGTTGACCTGTTGAGCCTGTTCCCTGTGCCGGGTATGCAAAAGTTGGGGTCAGAATCTAATACCTTAAAACTTGAGCAGGAGTTAACCGCACTCAGGCAGGAGTACGATCGCCTTCAGCAACAGCTTCAGGAACAAAAACTGGAGCTTCAGCAGGAGTTTCAACAGTCCAGTCTGCAAGTGCTGGAATCCCTGCTGCTGCAACTTCCGACAGCCGCCTATGCTGCCCAGCAGAATCCTCAAGCTCCAGCAGTCAAGCTCCTGCCCCTGCTGAAACCATTGGAGCGCCTGTTACAGGAATGGGGAGTTGAACCCATTGCCACGGTTGGTTCTGAAATTCCCTACGACCCGCACCAACATCAGTTGATAGATGGCTCAGCAGAGGCAGGCGAGCGCGTCCGGGTGCGCTATACTGGCTACCGGCAGGGCGATCGCCTCCTGTATCGGGCAAAAGTTAGCCCTGTGGGCAAAAGTTAA
- a CDS encoding zinc metallopeptidase produces MFFHWSYLILLPGIILVFWSQQRVQGTYAKYSRIASTMGMTGAQVAEMILHRMGVTNVKVEPVAGALTDHYDPSAKAVRLSESVYGSNSIAAAAVAAHECGHVLQDVQGYKFMNVRASLVPVANLGSRLGPILIIVGIVLGGLGGIFINIGIALFAAVILFHIVTLPVEFDASSHALKLINQLGILQGEENNAARKVLNAAAFTYVATALYALLQLIQYFLLSRR; encoded by the coding sequence ATGTTTTTTCACTGGTCATACCTGATACTACTTCCAGGTATTATTCTTGTCTTCTGGTCACAGCAACGGGTTCAAGGTACCTACGCCAAATACTCGCGCATTGCCTCCACAATGGGTATGACTGGGGCACAGGTTGCTGAGATGATTTTGCACCGGATGGGCGTGACGAATGTGAAGGTCGAGCCAGTTGCGGGGGCACTGACGGATCACTACGATCCCAGTGCGAAAGCAGTGCGGTTGTCTGAGTCAGTGTATGGGTCAAACTCGATTGCGGCGGCTGCGGTGGCAGCCCACGAGTGCGGTCACGTCTTGCAGGATGTGCAGGGCTACAAGTTTATGAATGTGCGGGCATCGCTGGTTCCGGTTGCCAATTTAGGATCCAGATTGGGGCCCATTCTGATTATTGTCGGGATTGTCCTGGGCGGCCTAGGTGGAATTTTTATCAATATCGGGATTGCCCTGTTTGCAGCCGTGATTTTGTTTCACATTGTCACACTACCAGTTGAATTTGATGCCTCTAGCCATGCCTTGAAGTTGATCAATCAACTGGGTATCTTACAGGGTGAAGAAAATAATGCTGCCCGCAAGGTGCTCAATGCTGCCGCCTTCACCTACGTTGCAACCGCGCTTTATGCTCTCCTGCAGTTGATTCAATACTTTTTACTGTCAAGAAGATAG
- a CDS encoding DUF488 domain-containing protein, protein MSQPINLFTIGFTQKTAQQFFETLVQAGVQRVIDTRLNNVSQLAGFAKRADLEYFLQKIGGIQYIHCLDLAPTQDMLDNYKKKKGDWATYEHQFLQLIRDRQIETRVSPELMDGACLLCSEPKPHHCHRRLVAEYLHQQWGTLEIHHL, encoded by the coding sequence ATGAGCCAACCCATTAATCTGTTTACAATTGGGTTTACCCAGAAAACTGCCCAACAGTTTTTTGAAACACTGGTACAGGCAGGAGTTCAGCGCGTGATTGATACCCGGTTGAACAACGTTTCCCAACTGGCAGGTTTTGCCAAGCGGGCAGATCTGGAGTATTTTCTGCAAAAAATTGGTGGCATTCAGTATATCCATTGTCTGGATCTGGCTCCTACCCAGGACATGCTGGATAACTACAAGAAAAAGAAAGGGGATTGGGCGACCTACGAGCATCAGTTCCTGCAATTGATCCGCGATCGCCAGATTGAAACCAGAGTTTCCCCTGAACTGATGGATGGGGCATGCCTTTTGTGTAGCGAACCCAAACCGCATCACTGCCACCGCCGCTTGGTGGCTGAATATTTGCATCAACAGTGGGGAACCTTAGAGATACACCACCTCTAA
- a CDS encoding peroxiredoxin: protein MAIRCFLPFLLASFLSCLVLFGGIPTARALGGAQPPLNQPAPQFTLPTNTGDGTISLADYRGKWVVVYFYPKDFTSGCTLEARRFQQDQPKYLSRNTQILGISADSVDSHAEFCDSEGLKFPLLADTDGTVSKAYGSWMGAISLRHTYIVDPDGILRASFTGVNPAIHSAEVLATLEDLQRQDGG, encoded by the coding sequence ATGGCTATTCGTTGTTTTCTCCCGTTTCTGCTCGCCAGCTTTCTCAGTTGTCTGGTCCTGTTTGGTGGCATACCAACTGCCCGGGCACTGGGTGGGGCGCAACCACCACTGAATCAACCTGCCCCACAGTTCACCCTACCCACCAATACCGGGGACGGCACCATTTCCCTGGCTGATTACCGGGGGAAATGGGTAGTGGTTTACTTCTATCCCAAAGACTTTACCTCTGGCTGTACCTTAGAAGCTCGTCGATTTCAACAGGATCAGCCGAAATACCTGAGTCGGAATACGCAAATCCTGGGCATCAGCGCTGATTCCGTTGATTCCCATGCCGAATTTTGCGATTCAGAAGGGCTGAAGTTTCCCCTTTTGGCAGACACGGATGGCACTGTCAGCAAAGCATACGGTTCCTGGATGGGGGCAATTTCTCTGCGTCACACCTATATTGTGGATCCAGACGGCATCCTGCGGGCAAGCTTTACCGGCGTGAATCCGGCTATTCATAGCGCAGAAGTCCTGGCAACGTTGGAAGACCTGCAACGACAGGATGGAGGATGA
- a CDS encoding DUF488 domain-containing protein encodes MDVFTIGHSNHSSEAFMALLKQHGITALVDVRSHPYSRYLPHFNQAPLKASLKAAHIHYLFLGQALGARSDNPDCYLNGKAVYQRIAATACFQEGIQRVVKGAQTYRIALMCAEKDPITCHRAVLVCPHLSACGLQIQHILSNGDLESHPQLEERLLELHNLKPSQAAPAQLSLFGDGFLSESGTLRSKEEALQEAYRLQGDRIAYVERTAEKAEPSHEPTH; translated from the coding sequence ATGGATGTTTTTACCATTGGGCATTCCAATCATTCAAGTGAAGCGTTTATGGCTCTGTTGAAACAGCATGGCATCACAGCCCTGGTTGATGTGCGATCGCACCCCTATAGTCGTTATCTGCCCCACTTCAATCAGGCCCCTCTGAAAGCTTCCCTCAAGGCTGCCCATATCCATTACCTGTTTCTTGGCCAGGCATTGGGAGCCAGATCCGATAACCCCGACTGCTATCTAAATGGCAAAGCGGTGTACCAGAGGATTGCCGCTACAGCGTGTTTCCAGGAGGGGATTCAGCGGGTAGTCAAAGGGGCACAGACCTACAGAATTGCCCTCATGTGCGCTGAGAAAGACCCGATTACGTGCCACCGGGCAGTTCTGGTTTGCCCCCATCTCTCTGCCTGCGGTTTGCAGATCCAGCATATTTTGAGTAATGGGGATCTGGAATCCCATCCCCAACTGGAAGAGCGGTTACTGGAGCTACATAACTTGAAGCCATCCCAGGCTGCTCCTGCCCAACTCTCGCTGTTTGGTGATGGATTCCTCTCTGAATCGGGAACCCTACGGTCAAAGGAAGAGGCATTGCAGGAAGCCTACCGACTTCAGGGCGATCGCATTGCCTATGTCGAAAGGACAGCAGAGAAGGCAGAACCCAGCCATGAGCCAACCCATTAA
- a CDS encoding alpha/beta fold hydrolase, with the protein MKMKMIDGPDGAEAMTALSDGWQANGWQHHFVETNQIRLHCVTQGEGDLVILLHGFPEFWYSWRFQIPALARYFKVVVPDLRGYNDSDKPASGYNLDTLCADVQGLIDSFGYARAHIVGHDWGGAIAWHLAQTFPQSLNRLAILNAAPAQRLIQEMTSNFDQLRRSWYVIAFQVPGIPEWLIQQNLKEFVKTLFQGQAIRKGAFSTDNTEIYRRALEKPGALSAALNYYRQMFSPWQWFKDFGRPPTPITVPTLVLWGEEDPFLSQTLIRNLDQLIHAPYELKLIAHCGHWLQQEAPQTVNRELLAFLRN; encoded by the coding sequence ATGAAGATGAAAATGATTGATGGCCCGGATGGGGCTGAAGCAATGACGGCACTTTCCGATGGATGGCAAGCAAATGGGTGGCAACACCACTTTGTTGAAACCAACCAGATTCGCTTGCATTGCGTGACCCAGGGAGAGGGCGATCTGGTCATTTTATTACACGGATTCCCTGAATTCTGGTATTCCTGGCGGTTTCAAATTCCGGCGCTGGCTCGCTATTTCAAAGTGGTTGTACCTGACCTGCGTGGTTACAATGATTCTGATAAACCCGCCAGTGGCTACAATCTGGATACCCTCTGTGCCGATGTTCAAGGATTGATTGACAGTTTTGGTTATGCGCGTGCTCATATTGTTGGACACGACTGGGGAGGGGCGATCGCCTGGCACCTGGCACAAACATTTCCCCAGTCTCTGAACCGTTTAGCCATCTTAAATGCAGCTCCAGCCCAGCGGTTGATTCAGGAAATGACCAGCAATTTTGATCAACTTCGACGTAGCTGGTACGTGATTGCCTTTCAGGTTCCTGGCATTCCCGAATGGCTGATTCAGCAGAATCTTAAGGAATTTGTCAAAACGCTCTTCCAGGGACAGGCGATTCGCAAAGGAGCCTTTTCGACTGACAATACGGAAATTTATCGCCGTGCACTGGAAAAACCGGGGGCACTCTCAGCAGCCCTCAACTATTACCGTCAGATGTTTTCTCCCTGGCAATGGTTCAAAGACTTTGGTCGCCCTCCCACGCCCATCACAGTTCCAACGCTGGTGTTGTGGGGAGAAGAAGATCCCTTTCTGAGCCAGACATTGATTAGGAACCTCGACCAACTGATTCACGCTCCCTACGAACTGAAACTCATTGCCCATTGTGGTCACTGGCTGCAACAGGAAGCCCCCCAGACAGTCAATCGAGAACTCCTGGCGTTTCTGAGAAATTAA
- a CDS encoding DUF2808 domain-containing protein — translation MKGLVFTGASALLVAIAASGLASPASARPGITSGPSPSSMLMAGETSMTFNFTAPFITSSGVRGTAHFIRLAVVGMSLNDLMISIPSQMEEYNAIRVINQNGQDVPAKISKDKNRVAIVFDQPVAQGTYLEVLFTGVQMRRSDGDTLFYGVTAERTGIRGEIPVGTARVQIPSRS, via the coding sequence ATGAAAGGCTTAGTGTTTACTGGCGCTTCTGCATTGCTGGTTGCGATCGCGGCTTCTGGTCTGGCATCCCCTGCCTCTGCCCGCCCTGGAATTACCAGTGGTCCCAGTCCATCCTCCATGCTGATGGCAGGTGAAACGTCCATGACATTCAACTTCACAGCTCCATTTATCACCAGTTCTGGAGTGCGCGGTACTGCCCATTTCATTCGACTGGCCGTGGTTGGCATGTCCCTCAATGATCTGATGATTTCGATTCCCAGTCAAATGGAAGAGTATAATGCCATCCGCGTGATTAACCAGAATGGGCAGGATGTTCCTGCCAAAATCTCGAAGGACAAAAATCGAGTTGCGATTGTGTTTGACCAACCCGTGGCTCAAGGCACCTATTTAGAAGTGCTGTTTACTGGGGTGCAAATGCGTCGCTCTGACGGAGATACCCTGTTCTACGGTGTCACAGCCGAACGCACAGGCATCCGGGGCGAGATTCCGGTTGGGACTGCCAGAGTCCAGATCCCCAGCCGCAGTTGA
- a CDS encoding regulatory protein GemA: MTQIICLANSWKHGERCIAGIDLMTGNWIRPVSDLSDGRVPWFVRMVDGQEPQLLDILDIPLADTASSHWDFARENHSILPGEWRRVGRLQVTDLLPYCDYRNSILHNPDRCVTVPYLRALPPGDRQTLQLVYAKELSVQGIFKLSGRRKWQATLNGASGHSLVNVTITDPVFVERLETGYRPQHPCLVTVSLSLPFRPAQECEQDEACWKLIAGVIELSEADLVLVEMQRLGWTIQQGRDYLQQVYGKRSRQQLTPTELTDFLQHLQSRSLIS, translated from the coding sequence ATGACTCAAATCATCTGTCTCGCCAACTCCTGGAAGCACGGCGAGCGCTGCATTGCAGGTATTGACCTCATGACTGGCAACTGGATTCGCCCTGTGTCTGACTTGAGTGATGGGCGAGTCCCCTGGTTTGTGCGGATGGTGGATGGGCAAGAACCCCAACTCCTGGATATTCTGGACATTCCTCTGGCAGACACCGCCTCATCCCACTGGGATTTTGCGCGGGAAAACCATTCTATTCTGCCCGGTGAATGGCGACGGGTAGGCCGGTTGCAAGTCACCGATTTGCTGCCCTATTGCGATTACAGGAATTCGATCCTGCACAATCCGGATCGTTGTGTAACCGTTCCTTACCTGCGTGCCCTGCCCCCGGGCGATCGCCAGACGTTACAACTGGTGTATGCAAAAGAACTTTCTGTCCAGGGAATTTTCAAACTCAGTGGCAGACGCAAATGGCAGGCGACGCTGAACGGTGCCAGTGGGCACAGTCTGGTGAATGTCACGATTACTGACCCCGTATTTGTGGAACGTCTGGAAACAGGTTATCGTCCCCAACATCCCTGCCTGGTTACAGTAAGTTTGAGCCTGCCGTTTCGACCTGCACAGGAGTGTGAACAGGATGAAGCTTGTTGGAAGCTGATTGCAGGGGTTATCGAACTATCTGAAGCAGACCTGGTCCTGGTTGAAATGCAACGGTTGGGCTGGACGATTCAGCAGGGGCGAGATTATTTGCAACAGGTCTATGGGAAGCGATCGCGCCAACAACTAACCCCCACTGAACTCACCGATTTCTTGCAGCACTTGCAATCCCGGTCATTAATCAGCTAA
- a CDS encoding glycosyltransferase family 2 protein — MVSTAKIGVVVIGRNEGDRLIRSLDSVVNGSHTVVYVDSGSTDGSCEAARDRGVEVVNLDRSVPFTAARARNAGFKRLQNLQPDIEYVQFIDGDCEVVPGWMEAATTVLDTHPDVVAVCGWRRERYPERSVFNRICDVEWRICPVGENLAFGGDVLIRAKSLAAVGGYDPIVIAGEEHELAVRLRQQGGKILRIDQVNTLHDADMHHFSQWWNRAKRCGYAYSLVASMHGASPEHKFVREVRRTWLWGFVMPLTALVLMPLTNGFSLLILARYPLTALKTTYNTHRQGISWGDSIVWGLSCSISAFPEVTGAIKFQLNRLQNRQHEIIEYKGPRVEG, encoded by the coding sequence ATGGTTTCTACAGCAAAAATTGGGGTGGTTGTGATTGGACGGAATGAGGGCGATCGCCTGATCCGCAGCCTGGACTCTGTTGTGAACGGTTCCCATACCGTTGTTTATGTTGACTCTGGCTCTACCGATGGCAGTTGTGAAGCGGCTCGCGATCGCGGCGTTGAAGTCGTCAACCTGGACAGGTCTGTCCCCTTTACGGCGGCCCGCGCCCGTAATGCCGGGTTCAAGCGGCTACAAAATCTGCAACCGGATATCGAGTATGTTCAATTCATCGATGGGGACTGTGAAGTGGTGCCTGGATGGATGGAAGCGGCTACCACCGTGCTTGATACCCATCCAGATGTAGTCGCTGTCTGTGGCTGGCGACGAGAGCGTTACCCAGAACGGAGTGTCTTTAACCGCATTTGCGATGTGGAATGGCGAATTTGCCCCGTAGGGGAAAACCTTGCCTTTGGGGGTGATGTTCTGATTCGGGCTAAATCTCTGGCGGCTGTGGGGGGATACGACCCGATTGTGATTGCCGGTGAAGAGCATGAGTTAGCTGTGCGCTTGCGCCAGCAGGGGGGAAAAATTCTCCGTATTGATCAGGTAAACACCCTGCATGATGCCGATATGCACCACTTCTCCCAGTGGTGGAACCGGGCTAAACGCTGTGGCTATGCCTACTCCCTGGTTGCTTCCATGCATGGAGCGTCCCCCGAACACAAATTTGTCAGAGAAGTCAGACGTACCTGGCTTTGGGGTTTCGTTATGCCATTGACAGCTCTGGTGCTGATGCCCCTGACCAATGGGTTTTCCCTTCTGATTCTGGCCCGGTATCCTCTGACCGCTCTTAAAACTACCTACAACACACACCGCCAGGGAATTTCCTGGGGCGATAGCATTGTCTGGGGACTGTCCTGTAGTATCTCGGCGTTTCCAGAAGTGACTGGGGCAATCAAGTTCCAGCTTAATCGCCTGCAAAATCGTCAGCACGAAATTATCGAGTACAAAGGTCCCCGTGTAGAGGGGTAG
- a CDS encoding S1 RNA-binding domain-containing protein — protein MEDFEKALEQFDYEFQRGQVVQGKVISYETDGAFVDIGAKSPAFLPLQEASLRRITDISLILPLNEEREFLIIKEQDADGQVTVSLRQFEIKQVWDNLADMQSSNQSLQVRVTGTNKGGVTVDVQGLQGFIPRSHLAGRDDLESLKGSTLTAVILELNRDRNKLVLSNRLATRSVAFSQLEVGQLVEGKVSGIRPFGVFVDLDGTSALLHINQISKNYIESLPALFQVGQPIKAIIADLDEGRGRISLSTKVLENFPGEMLENAATVMAEAGSRQERARKMFQ, from the coding sequence ATGGAAGACTTTGAAAAAGCCCTGGAACAATTCGACTATGAATTTCAGAGGGGGCAGGTTGTTCAGGGTAAGGTCATCAGCTATGAAACAGACGGAGCATTTGTGGATATCGGGGCCAAATCCCCTGCTTTTTTACCTTTGCAGGAAGCCAGCCTGCGTCGAATCACGGATATTTCTTTGATTTTGCCGCTAAATGAGGAACGAGAGTTCTTAATTATCAAAGAACAGGATGCCGATGGGCAGGTGACAGTTTCCCTGCGCCAGTTTGAGATCAAACAGGTCTGGGACAATCTGGCAGACATGCAGTCCAGCAACCAGAGCTTGCAAGTGCGCGTAACCGGAACGAACAAAGGGGGAGTCACCGTGGATGTGCAGGGATTGCAGGGCTTCATTCCGCGATCGCACCTTGCCGGGCGAGATGATCTGGAATCCCTGAAAGGCAGCACTTTGACCGCCGTCATTCTGGAGCTGAATCGCGATCGCAATAAGCTAGTGCTTTCAAATCGTCTGGCAACCCGGTCCGTCGCCTTCAGCCAGCTAGAAGTAGGGCAACTGGTCGAGGGAAAAGTGTCGGGTATCAGGCCCTTTGGCGTTTTTGTTGACCTGGACGGCACCAGTGCCTTGCTCCACATCAATCAGATCAGCAAGAACTACATTGAGTCCTTGCCAGCTCTGTTTCAGGTGGGGCAACCAATTAAAGCCATCATCGCCGATCTGGACGAAGGCAGGGGCAGAATTTCCCTGTCTACAAAAGTCCTGGAAAACTTTCCTGGTGAAATGTTAGAGAATGCTGCCACAGTCATGGCAGAGGCAGGATCCCGCCAGGAACGGGCACGTAAGATGTTTCAGTAG